The proteins below are encoded in one region of Salvelinus sp. IW2-2015 unplaced genomic scaffold, ASM291031v2 Un_scaffold1167, whole genome shotgun sequence:
- the LOC112069947 gene encoding fidgetin-like, with amino-acid sequence MLSPLLPRYSQREMISSSSVYGLKMQWTPEHAQWAEQHFDITSTTRSPAHKAEAYRGHLQRGGSTYQYAWANDDISALTASNLLKKYAEKYSGILEMPSERALLNSYAEAGMNGRKGEGEAWQEGVYCVPEGMSMRKGGVAAEVAGMCSSPSPGLASSGLTEPGYSSSSCGSHXXTALHSSAGSSQEYGPSYSGSYLGYSSQVTTSPLHSSGLLQPPPPPPHPSLVPTYNGGSSNLSGYNYPHAGYPSQSAVGPGYSPGGAPPPSSYLPSGIAAPTPLPPSSTLPGYPYQSHNLGPIAPTPLNGSSSNSLKRKAFYMTGQGEMDSTYGNFVYGQARSSAESPMYRVPDSSISNAGGGNSFDRNADKSSLPFHTQKQPMASEQSAGGALTPPSYASTRGGSRSADSLGSFTSPSLSDQGDEHRLHLSHLSLTGATSSSXPAEXQLKSSDPHLLDMVTSEILQQGPPVDWSDIAGLELAKATLKEEVLWPMLRPDMFXGLGSAPKCVLLFGPRGTGRTLLGRCMASQLGAPFLQLKGSTLATKWLAEGDKILRASFLVARCRQPSVLFISDVDMLLSAQLSNESPVHRLKAELLAQLDALLLGPADDSNNHVLVVCSTSKPQDMDEGLRRYFGRRVLVPLPDGSSRHHMLSQLLSQSQRKYCLSEEELVLLVQRTEGFSGLDVARLCQEALVGMLHTSSQGLDLSVSIMPTGQMRPLTYQDFDSVFCKFQPSISQKEIDTYTEWNKMFGCGQ; translated from the coding sequence GCCTAAAGATGCAGTGGACCCCAGAGCACGCGCAGTGGGCGGAGCAGCACTTTGACATCACCTCCACCACGCGCTCGCCGGCCCACAAGGCCGAGGCTTACCGGGGYCACCTGCAGCGYGGCGGCAGCACMTACCAGTACGCCTGGGCCAACGACGACATCTCTGCGCTCACCGCCTCCAACCTGCTCAAGAAGTACGCTGAGAAGTACTCTGGCATCCTGGAGATGCCCAGTGARAGGGCCCTGCTGAACTCCTACGCCGAGGCCGGGATGAACGGCAGGAAGGGGGAGGGYGAGGCCTGGCAGGAGGGGGTMTACTGCGTCCCCGAGGGGATGTCCATGAGGAAAGGAGGGGTGGCGGCGGAGGTGGCTGGTATGTGCAGCTCKCCRTCCCCGGGCCTGGCCTCCAGCGGCCTGACAGAGCCTGGTTACTCCAGCAGCAGCTGTGGTAGTCACAYCGYCACGGCYCTCCACTCYTCTGCAGGCTCCTCTCAGGAATACGGCCCCAGCTACAGTGGCTCCTAYCTGGGCTACAGCTCCCAGGTCACCACCTCCCCACTGCACAGCTCCGGTCTCTTGCAGCCCCCTCCTCCGCCCCCACACCCCTCCCTGGTCCCGACCTACAATGGGGGATCCTCCAACCTCTCGGGCTACAATTACCCCCATGCCGGGTACCCCTCCCAGAGCGCTGTGGGGCCAGGCTACAGCCCCGGGGGAGccccccctccatcctcctaCCTACCGTCAGGGATCGCCGCTCCCAcccccctgcctccctcctctacGCTCCCCGGGTACCCCTACCAGTCGCACAACCTTGGCCCCATCGCGCCCACGCCTCTGAACGGCAGCTCGTCCAACTCTCTGAAGAGAAAAGCCTTCTACATGACAGGGCAAGGAGAGATGGACTCCACTTATGGAAATTTTGTCTAYGGCCAGGCGCGCAGCTCCGCAGAGAGCCCCATGTACAGGGTACCGGACAGCAGCATCTCAAATGCGGGCGGAGGGAACAGTTTTGACAGGAACGCTGACAAGTCATCTTTGCCGTTTCATACCCAAAAGCAGCCCATGGCCTCTGAGCAGTCTGCGGGTGGAGCACTCACCCCTCCGTCCTATGCCTCCACTCGGGGTGGCTCGCGCTCAGCCGACTCCCTGGGCAgcttcacctctccctccctgagCGACCAAGGGGACGAGCACCGCCTgcacctctcccacctctccctgaCGGGGGCGACCTCATCCTCCCRGCCCGCTGAGGAKCAGCTGAAGAGCAGCGACCCCCACCTCCTGGACATGGTGACCTCTGAGATCCTGCAGCAGGGACCCCCAGTGGACTGGAGTGACATTGCAGGCCTGGAGCTGGCCAAGGCCACTCTGAAGGAGGAGGTTCTCTGGCCCATGCTACGTCCGGACATGTTCARCGGCCTAGGTTCAGCCCCGAAGTGCGTTCTACTGTTCGGCCCCAGAGGGACGGGCCGGACGTTGCTGGGCCGCTGCATGGCAAGCCAGCTGGGGGCACCCTTCCTGCAGCTCAAAGGCTCCACCTTGGCCACCAAGTGGCTGGCAGAGGGTGACAAGATCCTGCGGGCCTCCTTCTTGGTGGCGCGCTGCCGCCAGCCCTCAGTGCTGTTCATCAGCGACGTGGACATGCTGCTGTCAGCCCAGCTCAGCAACGAGAGCCCCGTTCACCGGCTTAAGGCCGAGCTCCTGGCCCAGCTTGATGCGCTGCTCCTGGGGCCGGCCGATGACTCCAACAACCACGTCCTGGTGGTCTGCTCCACCAGCAAGCCCCAGGACATGGACGAGGGGCTGCGACGGTACTTTGGCCGGCGGGTCCTGGTGCCGCTGCCAGACGGTTCGTCCCGCCACCACATGCTGAGCCAGCTGCTGTCCCAGTCCCAGCGCAAGTACTGCCTCAGTGAGGAGGAGCTGGTGCTGCTGGTCCAGCGCACAGAGGGCTTCTCCGGCCTGGACGTGGCAAGGCTGTGCCAGGAGGCCCTGGTGGGCATGCTGCAYACCTCTTCCCAAGGCCTGGACCTCTCGGTGAGCATCATGCCCACGGGCCAGATGCGACCCCTCACCTACCAGGACTTTGACAGTGTTTTTTGCAAATTCCAGCCCAGTATATCGCAGAAAGAGATCGACACGTACACCGAGTGGAACAAAATGTTTGGGTGCGGTCAGTGA